CCGCCATATCCCGGGCGGAGATCCGCGACGCAGCGGCAGAGATCCTGGTCGTGGTCGCACGCGTGCGGGAGGTCGGCGTCAAGCGCGTCCAGGAGATGATCCGCGACATCATGGACACGTTCTATACGTGGCCGCTCATGCTGCCGCGCGAGCTCGTGTATCTGTTCCGCGCGTCGGCACTGCTCGAGGGGATCGGCTTCCGCTATGACCCCGCGTTCAACGGGCTCGAGACCGTACGGCCCGTCGTGCTCCGCATGAAGACGACGCTGCTCCAGGCGACGGCGCGCGAGCCGAAGGAGTACGCGCGTTCCATCGTCGACGATGCGCGTGCCGGATTCCTGGCCGTGCGCCAGCTGATCACGCGCGCGGAGCGCGAGGAGTTCCGCGTGCGCATCCATCCCCGCGACCTGCTCCAGGCGGAGCGGTTCGCAGCGCTCCAGGTGCGCAGGATCCTGCTCAGCATCTTCGCGCTCACGATCGCGCTGATCACCGCCATCACGTTCATATCCGTGCGCAGCCTGTGGCTGCTCGCCGGCGGACTGGGCACGGCGCTCGTCATGTTTCTCATCGTACTGTTTCTGCCCACCCACCTGCTGGAGAATCCGCTGCGGCACGCACGCGGCATGGGCAGACAGCACCGGCAATCGAATGACACCAGGTGACATGAAGGACTCCGAGTTCTCGCAGTGGCGCCCGCATCCATGGCACGGTCTCGACATCGGCCGCGACCCGCCCGTCAACGTGAATGCCTACATCGAGATCACGCCGTTCGATCTGATCAAGTACGAGGTCGACAAGAACTCCGGCTACCTGCGCGTGGACCGGCCGCAGCGCACGTCCTCGCAGCCGCCCGCCCTGTACGGGTTCATACCGCGGACGTACTGCGGTGAGCTCACGGCCGCGCTTTGTCCCGGCGCACAGCGCGGCGATGGCGACCCGCTCGACATCTGCGTGATCAGTGAGCGCCCGATCGCCCGCGCGGAGGTCATCGTGCCTGCCCGCGTGGTCGGCGGGATCCAGCTGCTGGACCGGGGCGAGGCGGACGACAAGATCGTCGCGGTCCTGGAGGGCGACTACGTGTGGAACCACGTGACGGATCTTGCTGCATTGCCTACGATTCTCGTCGAGCGGCTCGAGCATTATTTCTCGACGTACAAGCTCATCCCGGGAGCCGACCTCCAGATCACCGTGCAGAACGTATACGGGCTCTATCATGCAACGCGTGTGATCGAAGCGGCCATGTCGGACTATCGTGCGCTGGGGACGGCGTAGCATGCACGAAAAGCTGCTCCACGACTTCGATGCCGGACGTCGAGCCGCGCTTGCACGCGTCATCAGCGTCGTGGAAAACCAGCGCGCGGGATTCCACGATCTGCTGAATGCGCTGCACCCGCGCATCGGTCGCGCGCACCGCATTGGCATCA
This genomic interval from Longimicrobiales bacterium contains the following:
- a CDS encoding inorganic pyrophosphatase, giving the protein MKDSEFSQWRPHPWHGLDIGRDPPVNVNAYIEITPFDLIKYEVDKNSGYLRVDRPQRTSSQPPALYGFIPRTYCGELTAALCPGAQRGDGDPLDICVISERPIARAEVIVPARVVGGIQLLDRGEADDKIVAVLEGDYVWNHVTDLAALPTILVERLEHYFSTYKLIPGADLQITVQNVYGLYHATRVIEAAMSDYRALGTA